The Pseudomonas sp. Marseille-Q3773 DNA window CGCACTGCCGCAAAAGGGCCTCGCACGTTAGTTGCGAGAATATCGTCGAACAGCGCGTCATCGAGCCCGGCGAGGTCGTCATGCGCGACGAATCGGGTTGTGCCTGCGCAATTGACCAGCACATCGCATCGCCCGTATCTGCGCTCCACATCAGCCGCAAGCGCTACCAGCGCTGCGCTGTCGGTCACCGGCATGGGCAATGCACAGTGCACCTGCGGCCCGCCGTTCAGTTGCTCCACCAACTCACAAGCAGACGCGCTCGAACTGTTGTAGCCCACGACCACCCGGGCACCCGCCTGTGCAAGGGCACGGCATATCGCCGCGCCTATGCCCCCGGCTCCACCGCTGACCACGGCCACGCGGCCAGTCAAGGAAACGGCCATGGCTCAGGCCGTCTTCTTCAAGCGGCGTACACGGATGTCCGCCTGCTCTTTATGCCCGGAGAAATGTTCGAGCGCGCACAAGCGGGAGCAATACTCGCCAATCATCACAGACGCTTCATCGGTGAGTACACGCTGATAGGTATGGGTCTTGATGAACTTCCCTACCCACAAGCCACCGGTGTAACGTCCTGCACCCATGGTCGGCAGCGTGTGGTTGGTACCGATGACCTTGTCGCCGTAAGAGACGTTGGTACGATGGCCCAGGAACAGTGCGCCGTAGCGAGTCATGCGTTGCAGGAACCAATCGGGATCCTCGGTCATCACTTGCACGTGTTCGGAACAGATACGCTCTGATTCCTGCAGCATCTCTTCATTGGTGTCGCAAAGAATGATTTCCCCATAATCGCGCCATGCAACACTCGCCACCGCCGCGGTGTCGAGCCTCTGCAGCACCTGCTCGATTGCCGCTGGCAGCTCTTCAGCAATCTTGCGGCTGGTAGTCAGGCACACGGCCGGGGACGTCGGGCCATGCTCTGCCTGGCCGAGCAGATCGACTGCCACCAGTTCTGCATCGACACTGTCGTCGCAGATCACCATAGTCTCGGTTGGCCCGGCAAACAGGTCGATGCCCACACGACCGTAGAGTTGGCGTTTGGCTTCGGCAACATAGGCGTTGCCGGGGCCGACGATCATATCGACTGGCGCGATGCTCTCGGTACCAAGGGCCATGGCGGCGACGCCTTGGACGCCACCCATCACATAGATTTCATCTGCACCCGCAAGCGCCATCGCGGCGATGATTTCAGCCGAGGGTTTACCGTCAAATGGCGGCGCACAGGCGATGACCCGTTTCACCCCTGCAACTTTGGCGGTGAGCACGCTCATATGCGCTGAAGCCAGCAATGGGTACTTGCCGCCTGGAATGTAACAACCTACCGAGTTCACCGGGATATTGCGGTGGCCAAGCACGACACCCGGAAGGGTCTCAACTTCCACATCACGCAGTGACATCAATTGAACCTGGGCAAAGCGGCGGATCTGCGCTTGGGCGAATTTGATGTCCTCGAGCGCTTGGGGCGTCAGAGAATCGATGCACGCTTGAATTTCATCCTGACTCAGGCGCAGTGAATCCGGATTCCAATTGTCGAACTTTTGAGAGTATTGCCGGACCGCGGCTTCGCCATCAGTCTCGATATCCCGGATGATTTGTTCAACCGTATTGCGAACCTGGGTGTTGAGTTCGGCCTTGACCTCAGCCGGCTTGCCCTTTTTCAGATAGTGAATCATTGCTTCTTCTCCATTTCACATTTCACTCGCTCAGCGCGAGAGACAACCTTTTGGCTTATTGATGGGCTGTGACGCTTTCCACTTCGATACCGAGCGTCACGACAAAACGAGCGACCATGTTGTAGGTCGCCACGACGCCGACAAGCTCAAGCAATTGCTGATCACCAAGTTCCCTACGCAGGCGAGCAAGCAACTCACCGGATGCGGTGGCTTGTTGGGTCATCGCCATTGCAAGGCGCAGGACATCGCACTCGAGCGGGCTGAACAGCGAAGGACGGGTCAACGCGTCCTTGAGGTCGCGCAGCGCGTTGAACTGAGCCGGGGTGCCGCCGTTTCGAATGAAAAGTGGCCCGTGGTGGTAGAGCTCATATTCCGCCCCCGATAAACCGCACACTGCGCACGCAGCGAGCTCCAGCAGCTTCCCAGGCAAGTCGAGCTCCTGCCTGACCTTGCTCAACAGACTGTTCCACCCCTGCGTGAACGGCACGCTATGTAGCAGTACGCGATCAATGTTGAGCAGACGACCACCGCGACGCTCGAGAATGGCTGCCACAATTTCCTGTGGTCCAGCATCGTCCAGGGACTTGTATGGGATGCTCGGCATCGTGGTTCTCCAAAAATGAGTTCATGTACCCGGCGGCCACGTCGACCCGCCGTGTTTACAAGTCAGGCGGTAGTGGGCTCCAGGGCTCGTGCTTTCGCACGCTTGGAACTGGGGAGGAGGAAACTGGCCAGTGCGGGGAGCAATACGAGCGCTCCGAGCATGTTCCAAAGGAACATGAATGCCAGCAGAATGCCCATGTCGGCTTGGAACTTGATGGCCGAGAAGGCCCAGGTTGCGACGCCTACGGCAAGGGTA harbors:
- the hisD gene encoding histidinol dehydrogenase; the protein is MIHYLKKGKPAEVKAELNTQVRNTVEQIIRDIETDGEAAVRQYSQKFDNWNPDSLRLSQDEIQACIDSLTPQALEDIKFAQAQIRRFAQVQLMSLRDVEVETLPGVVLGHRNIPVNSVGCYIPGGKYPLLASAHMSVLTAKVAGVKRVIACAPPFDGKPSAEIIAAMALAGADEIYVMGGVQGVAAMALGTESIAPVDMIVGPGNAYVAEAKRQLYGRVGIDLFAGPTETMVICDDSVDAELVAVDLLGQAEHGPTSPAVCLTTSRKIAEELPAAIEQVLQRLDTAAVASVAWRDYGEIILCDTNEEMLQESERICSEHVQVMTEDPDWFLQRMTRYGALFLGHRTNVSYGDKVIGTNHTLPTMGAGRYTGGLWVGKFIKTHTYQRVLTDEASVMIGEYCSRLCALEHFSGHKEQADIRVRRLKKTA